From Lolium perenne isolate Kyuss_39 chromosome 5, Kyuss_2.0, whole genome shotgun sequence, a single genomic window includes:
- the LOC127298620 gene encoding probable mediator of RNA polymerase II transcription subunit 19b, producing MDSDDKKFGKGPRELTGAVDLISQYKLQPHHDFFCKRPLPLAISDTHYLHNVVGDTEIRKGEGMELDQLVQNAYLRDKPAYIQPFDMETLGQAFQLRETTPVDLPSAEKGIPTISGKSKSESKDKEKKHKKHKDRDKDREHKKHKHRHKDRSKDKDKDKDKKKDKSGHHEKKRKHEGMEDSADVHKHKKSKHKSSKTDELANGLS from the exons ATGGATTCTGACGACAAGAAGTTTGGCAAAG GACCTAGGGAGCTCACAGGTGCTGTTGATTTAATAAGCCAGTACAAACTGCAGCCTCACCATGATTTCTTTTGCAAGAGGCCTTTGCCACTAGCAATCTCAGATACACATTATCTTCACAATGTTGTGGGGGACACTGAAATTCGAAAAGGAGAAGGAATGGAGCTAGATCAACTTGTTCAGAATGCATATTTAAGAGATAAGCCTGCTTATATTCAGCCCTTTGATATGGAAACACTAGGGCAAGCGTTTCAGCTGCGAGAAACCACCCCAGTAGATTTACCCTCA GCTGAAAAAGGTATACCGACTATCTCGGGCAAGTCAAAAAGTGAGTCCAAGGACAaagagaagaaacataaaaagcaCAAAGACAGAGATAAGGACAGGGAGCATAAGAAGCACAAACATCGACATAAGGATCGGTCTAAAGACAAAGATAAGGACAAGGATAAGAAAAAGGATAAAAGTGGGCATCATGAGAAG AAGAGAAAGCATGAGGGAATGGAGGATTCGGCAGATGTGCATAAGCACAAAAAGAGCAAG CATAAGAGTTCCAAAACTGACGAGCTGGCTAATGGACTTAGTTAG